The genomic window TGGTCGTCTCACGGACGAAATTATGGTGGACATTTCTTTGGTTAGGCTGTATTGGTTTTGGTGGTGGAATAGCTGTTTTAGCTCAAATTTATGTCCTCATAGTCCAAAAAGAGGTTGGTTAAAAGAAGCAGAATATTGGGAGGCTGCTGCCTTTGGTCAAAGTCTACCTGGCTCATATGCTGTTAATGCTGTTAGCTATATTGGTTTAAGACTTCAAGGTACAATAGGAGCAATTATAGCTGTTGTAGCTTTTTTACTACCTTCTTTTTTTATGATGATTGGTCTAACGCTTCTTTATCGTGAACTACAATCCAGACAAATAACAAATCTAGTAACCCTTTTTATGTCAATGAATGCTGCTGTTGTAGGCATTGTTTTAGCTGTCAGCATCAAACTTGGACGTAATGGAGTTAAAAATTATACTCAAGCAATAATGGCTGTTGCAGCTTGTCTTATTCTGCTGCTTAAATTCTTAATGTAGTTGAGGTAATTTTAGCTGCGGGTATTATTGGAATTTTTCTAAATTCATTAAAACATTCTAATGAGGCTGTAATACAAACCGATGCTAGCACAAAGTCTAAAACAGATACTAGCTCTATACCTTCAACACGACCTGAAAAACTGTTATTGTTAATTCCACTACTTTTACTACTTACACCTATCTTACCATTATTAGGAAAAGTTATCTTTTTTATTTCTACGAATTGGAGCAGTAACTTTTGGTGGTGGGTTTGTGATGATCCCACTAATTGAGCAGGAAGTAGTTAAAAACGCTCATTGGCTTACACATCAGCAATTTGTTGATGGTATGGCTAGGACAAATGACCCTTAGGCCAGTTTTAATCACAGCTACTTTTGTTGGCTATTATGTAGCAGGTTTTTTAGGTGCAATAATATCTACTATTGCCGTATTTCTCCCATCGTTACTTATTACTATTATCATAGGTCATCCTTTAGAACGTTTTCGCACTAATCCACAAGTCCAAGCTTTTCTATCAAGCTGTTACTCCTACTGTTGTAGGAATGATAGAGCCTTATTGTTAATATTACCCAAGCAGGCGTTACTTCTAAAATAGGCATTTTAATTGCAGCTACAGGTTGTTTAGTTTTGCTTAAATGGCGCGTTAGCCCTGCTTTAGTGATGTTGGGAGCCATAATATTAGGTATCGCCTTAAGATATTTTCAAATAAGTTTAATTTAATTAACTATTAGCAATGTTTTGATTTAATCAAAAACTAAATATATAATCTCTGCTCACCGCAGTTTTCTTGATTTTTATGGAGCAAAAAATGAAGTATTCAGATGTAGAAAATTATATTCAGGTCAATTTGTCCCTGTT from Blastocatellia bacterium includes these protein-coding regions:
- a CDS encoding chromate transporter, whose translation is MVRLYWFWWWNSCFSSNLCPHSPKRGWLKEAEYWEAAAFGQSLPGSYAVNAVSYIGLRLQGTIGAIIAVVAFLLPSFFMMIGLTLLYRELQSRQITNLVTLFMSMNAAVVGIVLAVSIKLGRNGVKNYTQAIMAVAACLILLLKFLM
- a CDS encoding chromate transporter; this translates as MGAVTFGGGFVMIPLIEQEVVKNAHWLTHQQFVDGMARTNDP
- a CDS encoding chromate transporter, with product MTLRPVLITATFVGYYVAGFLGAIISTIAVFLPSLLITIIIGHPLERFRTNPQVQAFLSSCYSYCCRNDRALLLILPKQALLLK